One Agrobacterium vaccinii DNA window includes the following coding sequences:
- the trmFO gene encoding methylenetetrahydrofolate--tRNA-(uracil(54)-C(5))-methyltransferase (FADH(2)-oxidizing) TrmFO, with product MQDKTYSPIHVIGGGLAGSEAAWQIAQAGVPVILHEMRGVRGTDAHKGDALAELVCSNSFRSDDATANAVGVIHAEMRLAGSLIMACADRHKVPAGSALAVDRDGFADAVTAELAAHPLITVIREEISGLPPQEWDNTIIATGPLTSPNLAAAIQAETGEDALAFFDAIAPIIHRDSINMDICWYQSRYDKVGPGGNGKDYINCPLDEQQYHAFIDALIAGDTVGFKEWEGTPYFDGCLPIEIMAERGRETLRHGPMKPMGLTNAHNPTVKAYAVVQLRQDNALGTLYNMVGFQTKLKYGTQADIFRMIPGLENAEFARLGGLHRNTYIDSPRLLDPSLRLKSRPSVRFAGQITGCEGYVESASIGLLTGRFASAERKDEPVSLPPATTALGSLLSHITGGHLSTDEEPGKRSFQPMNVNFGLFPELAPGSIVKPEGVKRFRGKDKTIMKRHLMAKRALTDCASWLGVPAPVFAQVEEDGDGVEAGASAA from the coding sequence ATGCAAGACAAGACTTATTCCCCCATTCATGTCATTGGCGGCGGGCTGGCCGGTTCTGAAGCGGCTTGGCAGATTGCGCAGGCGGGCGTTCCTGTCATTCTGCACGAGATGCGCGGCGTGCGCGGCACGGATGCGCATAAGGGTGATGCGCTGGCGGAACTCGTCTGCTCCAACTCCTTCCGCTCGGATGATGCGACAGCGAATGCCGTGGGTGTCATTCACGCGGAAATGCGCCTTGCCGGTTCGCTGATCATGGCCTGCGCCGACCGCCACAAGGTGCCTGCTGGCAGCGCGCTCGCCGTAGATCGAGACGGCTTTGCCGATGCGGTGACGGCAGAGCTTGCGGCCCATCCGCTGATCACTGTCATCCGCGAAGAAATCTCAGGCCTGCCGCCGCAGGAGTGGGACAACACCATCATCGCCACCGGCCCACTCACCTCGCCCAACCTCGCTGCCGCCATTCAGGCCGAAACGGGTGAGGATGCACTTGCCTTTTTCGACGCCATCGCTCCCATCATCCACCGAGACAGCATCAACATGGATATCTGCTGGTACCAGTCACGCTATGACAAGGTCGGCCCCGGCGGCAATGGCAAGGACTATATCAACTGCCCACTGGATGAGCAGCAGTACCATGCCTTTATCGACGCGCTGATCGCGGGCGATACGGTCGGTTTCAAGGAGTGGGAAGGCACGCCGTATTTCGACGGCTGCCTGCCCATCGAAATCATGGCGGAGCGTGGACGCGAGACGCTGCGCCACGGACCGATGAAGCCGATGGGCCTGACGAATGCCCACAACCCGACAGTCAAGGCTTACGCCGTAGTTCAGCTTCGGCAGGACAATGCGCTGGGCACGCTTTACAATATGGTCGGTTTCCAGACGAAGCTGAAATACGGCACGCAAGCCGATATTTTCCGTATGATTCCGGGTTTGGAGAACGCCGAGTTCGCGCGTCTCGGCGGTCTGCACCGCAACACCTATATCGATTCCCCTCGCCTGCTCGATCCATCGCTGCGGCTGAAATCACGGCCCTCGGTGCGCTTTGCGGGCCAGATCACCGGTTGCGAGGGCTATGTCGAAAGCGCCTCCATCGGCCTTCTGACTGGCCGCTTTGCGAGCGCCGAACGCAAGGATGAGCCGGTCAGCCTGCCGCCTGCGACCACCGCACTCGGTTCGCTGCTCAGCCACATCACCGGCGGCCATCTTTCCACAGATGAAGAGCCGGGCAAGCGTTCTTTCCAGCCGATGAACGTGAATTTCGGGCTGTTCCCGGAACTTGCGCCCGGCTCCATCGTCAAGCCGGAGGGCGTGAAACGCTTCCGCGGCAAGGACAAGACGATCATGAAGCGGCACCTCATGGCCAAGCGTGCGCTGACCGATTGCGCATCATGGCTTGGCGTTCCCGCCCCTGTGTTCGCTCAAGTAGAAGAGGACGGCGACGGCGTGGAGGCAGGGGCATCCGCCGCCTGA
- the exoR gene encoding exopolysaccharide production regulator ExoR: MLKCDINVLKPLCTGLLLATLAMPAAAFDINSGVTKESGPFDLFKFGFKSYKSGKKDDAVEAYRYAAEKGHTGSRWALANMYAFGDGVAKNDFEAFKIYSEIASQGVEPGSEDTGFFVNALLSLADYYRHGIPGSPVKTDLSQARQLYFQVASTFGVAEAQFELAQMILAGEGGRADAQQAKKWLNQARKHGHAGAMSIFGNLLFQEGQTVRGLAFMTAALDKCSSVNCKWIQNLQEQAFSVAAEDDRRVAISLAQNISAGDAD; encoded by the coding sequence ATGCTGAAATGTGACATCAACGTTTTGAAACCGCTGTGTACCGGGTTATTGCTTGCAACGCTTGCAATGCCTGCTGCTGCTTTTGATATCAATTCCGGCGTGACCAAGGAATCCGGCCCTTTCGACCTGTTCAAGTTCGGCTTCAAATCTTACAAGAGCGGCAAGAAGGACGATGCTGTCGAGGCATACCGCTATGCTGCGGAAAAGGGCCATACGGGCTCCCGCTGGGCGCTTGCCAATATGTATGCCTTTGGCGACGGCGTGGCCAAGAATGACTTCGAAGCCTTCAAGATTTACAGCGAGATTGCCAGCCAGGGCGTGGAGCCCGGTTCCGAAGACACGGGCTTTTTCGTGAACGCCCTGCTTTCGCTTGCCGATTACTACCGCCACGGCATTCCCGGCAGCCCCGTGAAGACGGACCTGTCTCAGGCGCGCCAGCTTTATTTCCAGGTCGCCTCTACCTTCGGCGTTGCCGAGGCGCAGTTCGAACTCGCGCAGATGATCCTGGCGGGCGAGGGCGGTCGTGCCGACGCGCAGCAGGCCAAGAAGTGGCTGAACCAGGCCCGCAAGCACGGTCATGCCGGTGCAATGTCGATCTTCGGCAATCTGTTGTTTCAGGAAGGCCAGACCGTTCGTGGCCTCGCTTTCATGACGGCTGCGCTGGACAAGTGTTCCTCCGTCAACTGCAAATGGATCCAAAACCTGCAGGAGCAGGCTTTCTCCGTGGCAGCAGAAGACGATCGCCGCGTGGCGATCTCGCTTGCACAAAACATCTCGGCTGGCGACGCAGACTGA
- a CDS encoding OmpP1/FadL family transporter yields the protein MAKQNIILSGALSFAVGLTSMTPAFAGGLERGGYNIDLLFDSSRFAAESTATFVAPQRKLKNARDTNTGNNPLLGQNGDNNNLSSSTDDSENYWVPRVGLKAGFGDATDCMVDYSQPWGAHTKPGRNWAGINENIETKVESDNYALTCSYKFDVGQGQLRFIGGGFYQELSGFKERQVLPANILGTGVGRLDLKGDGWGWRAGIAYEIPEYALRASLVYNSEVKLNDITGTLNLSQVAALGGPVVPVSGSQAMPDTLEFKFQTGIAPGWLALGSVKWVDWSQFSKVPFYCSTAGVPICGANPATSLDLGYRDGWTISGGVGHKFNDQWSGAVTVTWDRGTSQGFGTQTDTWTLGTGVSYSPTENVELRLAGALGILTSGSSGLTTINGQVYGNDASYSFGNDLVAAVSTSLKVKF from the coding sequence ATGGCAAAACAAAATATCATTTTAAGTGGTGCCTTGAGCTTTGCCGTCGGTTTGACATCGATGACGCCTGCGTTTGCGGGTGGGTTGGAGCGCGGCGGGTATAATATTGACCTGCTTTTTGATAGTTCACGATTTGCAGCAGAATCGACTGCGACGTTCGTTGCTCCTCAGCGTAAGTTGAAGAATGCGAGAGATACGAACACCGGCAATAACCCGCTTCTCGGACAGAATGGCGACAACAACAATCTGTCTTCATCAACAGACGATAGCGAAAATTACTGGGTACCTCGAGTCGGCTTAAAAGCTGGATTCGGTGATGCCACGGATTGTATGGTTGATTACTCCCAGCCTTGGGGCGCGCATACTAAGCCGGGAAGAAATTGGGCGGGTATAAATGAGAATATCGAAACCAAGGTAGAGAGCGATAACTATGCTTTAACATGTTCCTACAAGTTTGATGTCGGACAAGGACAGCTTCGCTTCATTGGGGGTGGTTTTTATCAGGAGCTTTCTGGCTTTAAAGAACGTCAAGTTTTGCCAGCTAATATTTTGGGTACAGGTGTTGGTCGCCTTGATTTGAAAGGTGATGGCTGGGGATGGCGCGCAGGCATCGCGTATGAAATTCCAGAGTACGCACTTCGTGCGAGCCTTGTTTATAATAGTGAAGTGAAGTTGAACGACATCACGGGCACGCTTAACCTTTCGCAGGTCGCGGCACTAGGTGGTCCAGTCGTGCCTGTTTCCGGGTCACAGGCGATGCCAGACACGCTTGAGTTCAAGTTTCAGACGGGTATAGCACCTGGTTGGCTTGCGCTCGGTTCTGTGAAGTGGGTTGACTGGAGCCAATTTTCGAAAGTCCCATTTTACTGCTCGACGGCAGGTGTGCCTATCTGTGGAGCAAACCCCGCTACCTCCCTTGATTTGGGTTATCGCGACGGCTGGACTATCTCAGGCGGCGTAGGTCACAAGTTCAATGATCAGTGGAGCGGCGCCGTAACCGTAACATGGGATCGTGGAACCTCTCAGGGCTTCGGTACTCAGACAGACACGTGGACGCTGGGTACCGGTGTCTCCTACTCTCCTACCGAAAATGTCGAACTGCGTCTTGCTGGTGCTCTTGGCATCCTCACAAGTGGTTCCTCTGGTCTCACCACGATCAACGGTCAGGTCTACGGTAATGACGCCTCTTACAGCTTTGGTAACGACCTCGTTGCGGCTGTTTCGACATCGCTTAAAGTCAAGTTCTAG
- a CDS encoding GcvT family protein yields MKTHARAVVIGGGVVGVSTLYHLAKKGWSDAVLIERKELTSGSTWHAAGLLPLFNMSYSVGQIHKYSVKFYEELQEETGMNVGFSKVSNIRLARTRDRWDEYMYYSGIAETIGVNVKMLTPEEVKDVWPLCETDGLLGAIQHPDDGYIQPADLTQALAKGARDRGATIYRNTTVTALEQLEDGHWKVTTDKGEIIAEHVISCTGNFARKTGEMVGINIPVIPVEHQYIVTEPHPAILERRKQGLPEMGVLRESDSAWYMREEAGGLILGPYEVGAPVCYVDGPSDQSEYELFQEELDRLMPHIEAAIARVPAFGEVGIKKVYNGAIAYTPDGNPIVGPAPGLKNFWLNEGHSFGITAAGGAGWQLAEWIVDGEPTLDLMGVDPRRFGPYATEGYLIAKNEEAYANVFTMHYPDEERVAARPLKTTPIYDRLKKLGGVFGSVYGWERANWFVPDGYELKPEELGVGADVITNHNHAPALDDGRIVEKWSFRRSNYFEHVGNEVKNVSQNVGVLDMSAFAKMEVSGSGARAWLDSILANAIPKKRGRIALTHLLTKDGGVKAEFTAYEWAPGRFYLVSAGGLENHDHDVLRRLAPTDGSVILQPITQKYGVLALAGPKSRDVLKKLTRTSLDNKDFPWLTAKEISVGVATAHALRVNFVGELGWELHHPIEMQAYIFDRLMEAGAEFGIKPFGIRAMVSMSLEKSYRNMGRELSVEYNAYTSGLDRFIKPEKQFIGRDAVVAGKEKGLNWLFSTLVVSGNTTVDARGSEAIYNAAGDVVGRATSGGFGWRIGKSLALAMLSPDHAAIGTKLKIKILGDLYDAEVVVESPFDPDNAVLRA; encoded by the coding sequence ATGAAGACACATGCGCGGGCGGTGGTGATCGGTGGCGGCGTCGTTGGTGTTTCGACGCTTTATCATCTGGCCAAGAAGGGCTGGAGCGACGCCGTTCTGATCGAGCGCAAGGAGCTGACATCAGGCTCCACCTGGCATGCCGCTGGCCTGCTGCCGCTGTTCAACATGAGCTATTCCGTCGGCCAGATCCACAAATATTCGGTGAAGTTCTATGAAGAGCTTCAGGAAGAAACCGGCATGAATGTCGGCTTTTCGAAGGTGTCTAACATTCGTCTCGCCCGCACTAGGGATCGCTGGGACGAATATATGTACTATTCCGGCATTGCCGAAACCATCGGTGTCAACGTCAAGATGCTGACGCCGGAAGAGGTGAAGGACGTCTGGCCGCTCTGTGAGACCGATGGCCTGCTGGGTGCCATCCAGCACCCCGACGATGGCTACATTCAGCCCGCAGACCTCACACAGGCTCTTGCCAAGGGCGCGCGCGACCGTGGCGCCACCATCTATCGCAACACGACCGTCACAGCACTTGAGCAGCTTGAGGACGGTCACTGGAAGGTGACGACGGACAAGGGCGAGATCATCGCCGAGCATGTCATCTCCTGTACCGGCAACTTCGCTCGCAAGACCGGCGAGATGGTCGGCATCAACATTCCCGTCATTCCGGTCGAGCACCAGTATATCGTCACCGAACCACACCCCGCCATTCTGGAGCGTCGCAAACAAGGCCTGCCGGAAATGGGCGTGCTGCGCGAATCCGATAGCGCCTGGTACATGCGCGAAGAGGCTGGTGGCCTTATTCTCGGCCCGTATGAGGTCGGCGCGCCCGTCTGTTATGTCGATGGTCCCTCCGACCAAAGCGAATACGAGCTGTTCCAGGAAGAGCTCGACCGCCTGATGCCGCACATCGAAGCAGCAATCGCCCGCGTTCCGGCCTTCGGTGAGGTCGGCATCAAGAAGGTCTATAACGGCGCCATCGCCTATACGCCTGACGGCAACCCGATTGTCGGCCCTGCACCGGGTCTGAAGAACTTCTGGCTGAACGAGGGCCACTCCTTCGGCATCACCGCAGCCGGTGGCGCGGGCTGGCAGCTGGCGGAATGGATCGTCGACGGCGAGCCTACGCTCGACCTGATGGGCGTTGATCCACGCCGCTTCGGCCCCTATGCGACAGAAGGTTACCTCATCGCCAAGAACGAGGAGGCCTATGCCAACGTCTTCACCATGCACTACCCGGATGAAGAGCGCGTCGCCGCCCGTCCTTTGAAGACCACGCCGATCTATGACCGCCTGAAGAAACTCGGCGGCGTCTTCGGCTCCGTCTACGGCTGGGAGCGCGCCAATTGGTTCGTGCCGGATGGTTACGAATTGAAGCCGGAAGAGCTTGGCGTAGGTGCCGACGTCATCACCAACCACAATCATGCACCAGCACTGGATGATGGTCGCATCGTTGAGAAATGGTCGTTCCGCCGCTCGAACTACTTCGAGCATGTCGGAAACGAGGTGAAGAACGTCAGCCAGAATGTCGGCGTGCTGGATATGTCGGCCTTTGCCAAGATGGAAGTCTCCGGCTCCGGCGCACGCGCATGGCTGGACTCGATCCTCGCCAACGCCATCCCCAAGAAGCGCGGGCGCATTGCGCTAACCCACCTTCTAACCAAGGACGGCGGCGTGAAGGCGGAATTTACCGCCTATGAGTGGGCACCGGGTCGATTCTATCTCGTTTCCGCCGGTGGTCTAGAAAATCACGACCATGACGTACTGCGTCGCCTCGCCCCGACGGATGGCTCGGTTATCCTCCAGCCGATCACGCAGAAATACGGCGTGCTGGCATTGGCCGGTCCGAAGTCGCGCGATGTGCTGAAAAAGTTGACCCGCACCAGTCTCGATAACAAGGATTTCCCTTGGCTCACCGCCAAGGAAATCTCCGTTGGTGTCGCGACGGCCCACGCACTGCGTGTCAACTTCGTCGGAGAACTGGGCTGGGAGCTTCACCACCCCATCGAGATGCAGGCCTATATCTTCGACCGGCTGATGGAAGCCGGAGCGGAGTTCGGCATCAAGCCCTTCGGCATTCGCGCCATGGTCTCGATGTCGCTGGAAAAATCCTACCGCAACATGGGCCGCGAACTTTCGGTCGAATACAATGCCTACACGTCAGGCCTCGACCGCTTCATCAAGCCGGAAAAGCAGTTCATCGGTCGTGACGCTGTGGTCGCAGGCAAGGAAAAAGGCCTGAACTGGCTCTTCTCCACCCTTGTGGTCTCCGGCAACACGACAGTGGACGCCCGCGGTTCGGAAGCCATCTACAATGCTGCTGGCGACGTCGTCGGTCGCGCCACGTCAGGCGGCTTCGGCTGGCGTATCGGCAAATCGCTGGCGCTCGCCATGCTGTCGCCGGATCACGCCGCCATCGGCACCAAGCTGAAAATCAAGATACTGGGTGATCTCTACGACGCCGAAGTGGTGGTAGAAAGCCCGTTTGATCCCGATAACGCCGTGCTGAGAGCCTGA